Genomic segment of Mycolicibacterium sarraceniae:
GTCCCACCGCGGCGGCACTGATACGCCGCTACCGCTCCTCGGTGGTCGCGGTTGCCTGCAGCGTGCTGATCGCGCTCTTCGCCCTCGCTGCCGGGCTGGCACCGACCGGGGTGACGCTGGCGGCGGCGCTGTTTTGCGCCGGCGCGGCCGATTCGGTGGCCGACGTCGCCCAGAACGTGCACGGGCTGCGGCTGCAACGTGCCTACGGCCGGTCGATCATCAACTCGCTACACGCGGTCTGGTCGTCGGGGGCGGTCCTGGGCGGCCTGATCGGCGCGGGCGCAATCTATTTCGGCGTTCCCCGTTCGGTGCAGTCGGGCGCGTCCGGTGTGCTGTTCAGCGCGGTCTGCCTGATCGCATACCGCTTCCTGCTACCCGGCGCCGACCACCACGAACCGGCGCACCACGAGTCGTCGGCTGCGGACCGATCGGGCCGCGGCGTCTACCTCCCGCTGGCGGCTCTGGTGATCGTCGCGATTGCCGGCGCCGCCATCGAGGACGGCGGCAGCTCGTGGGCCACGCTGTATCTGCACGACTCGCTGTCGGCGCCGGCCGCGATTGCCGCGTTCGGTTACGTCGCCGTGGTCGGTTTCCAATTCATCGGCCGCGCACTGGGCGATCGGATGGTCGACCGGTGGGGGCAGGCCGCGGTGGCCAGAGCCGGCGGGCTGACCGTCGCGCTGGGGATGGGCATCGCACTGGCCTTTCCGAGCGTTCCCGGCACCATCGCCGGGTTCGCGGCCGCCGGATTCGGCTCGGCTACCTTGGTTCCGGGCGCGATGCACGCCGCTGACGAGCTTCCGGGCCTGCGCCCCGGCGCCGGGTTGACGGTGTTGACCTGGTTGATGCGCGTGGGGTTCCTGGGCTCGCCCATCCTCGTGGGCGCGATCGCCGATGCGGTGTCGCTACGCGTCGGGCTGCTCAGCGTCGTCGTCGCCGGGCTGGTGGCAGTGGCGCTGGCGCGGACGCTCAGCCCACGGAACCGGTCAGCTCGATCGTGAGCACACCGGCGATGATCAGCCCGATACCGGCCATCATCACCCACGTCAACGGCTCCTTGAGGAGCGCCCGCGCGATCACCGCGATCAGTGCCACACCGGCCGCCGACCAGACGCCGTAGGCGACACCGACCGGCATGCCCAGCGACAGCGTGACCGAGAGCAGCGTGAACGACACCAGGTAGCCGATCGCCACCGGCGCGATCCAGATCTTCTTGCGGAATCCGTCGGTGGCTCGCAACGACAGCGTCGCGCACACTTCGACGAGGATCGCGCCTGCCAGCGTCAGCCACATCACGGCGATGTCTCCTGGTCTCGCGAGCCGAGTTCGACCAAGAGCACCCCGGCAATGATCAACCCGATGCCGATGACGATCGGCATGGTGAACGGGTCACCGAAGATCACCGCGGCCAACACCGCCGTCGCCGCGGTTCCCAGCGCACCCCAGACGCCGTAGGCCACCCCGATGGGCATGCCGGCCCGCAGGACGAGTGCGAGGAAGTAGAACGAGGCGAGATAGCCGATTACTACGACGACCAACCACAACCGGTGATCCTGGGATGCCCGTAGCGATAACGTGGCGGTGACCTCAACGCAGATGGCGCACAACAGCAGCGCCCATTTCCGCATGCCAAGCACCTCCATCGGCTATCAGCCTGGTCAGGATAGCCGGGTGGGAGATTGTGGTCTCCGTCGTACCTCCGGCCCGGGGTGAGCGGGGTGACGGGGCAGTGGCCGTTACTCGTCGGTAGCGTGGACGGAATGACAACGGAAGCGAACATTCGGCAGGTCGCCGACCGGCCGGTCGTCGCGACCGGCTACGGCCCGGTCCGCGGCACCGACGACGGCCGGGTCAGGACGTGGAAGGGCATTCGCTACGCCGCGGCGCCGGTCGGGGATCTGCGCTGGCGTGCGCCGGTGCCACCGGAGCCGTCGACCGAGGTCACCGAGGCGATGGAATTCGGGCCGGTGAGCCCCCAGCCGCGCAGCCCGATCCCGATGGGCCTGGGCACCCGCGCCGATGAAGATTGTCTGTTCCTCAACGTGTGGGCACCGTCTGATGTCCAGGCGGGTGCGCCCAAACCGGTGATGGTCTGGGTGCACGGCGGCGCCTACATCTTCGGCTCCGGCAGCCAACCGCTCTACGACGGCTCGGTGCTGGCCGCCGATTCCGACGTCGTCGTCGTCACCATCAACTACCGGCTGGGTGCCCTCGGCTTCATCGAGCTGTCATCGGCAGGGTTTGACAGCAATATCGCCCTGCGCGACGTGCTGGCGGCTCTGCGTTGGGTGCAGGCCAACATCGCGGGCTTTGGCGGTGATCCAGACCGGGTGACGCTGTTCGGCGAGTCCGCCGGCGCCGGTATCGTCACGACGCTGCTGGCCGTGCCGGAGGCCGCCGGGCTGTTTTCCCGCGCCATCGCCCAGAGTTCGCCCGCCACATCGATCTATGACAGCAGCCGGGCGGGCGCGGTGGCCCAGATGCTGCTCGACCGGCTCGGCATGACCGCCGCCGAGGCCCACCGGGCGCCCGTGCAGGCGCTGATCGACGCTTCCATGGACGTCTTCGACCACGTCCCGACCGCCACGCCGGGACGGCTGGCGTTCGCACCGACCGTCGACGGCGATCTCGTCCCCGACTATCCGGTGACGCTGGCCCGCGCCGGCAAGACGCACCCGGTGCCGCTGTTGATCGGCACCAACAAAGACGAGGCGGCGCTGTTCCGGTTCATGCGCTCACCGCTGATGCCCATCGCGCCTAAAACCATTCGCACGATGTTCGACGAGATCGCCAACGATCAGCCGGGCCTGCAACTGCCCACCGCCGAACAGATCGGCACGGCCTACCCGGCCCGGCTGGCCCGCACCCGCAGCCTCGGCGTGGCCAGCGATATGGGCTTCCGGATGCCCTCGGTGTGGTTCGCCGAAGGGCACGGTGCGACGGCCCCGGTCTACCTGTACCGATTCGATTGGGCAACACCGGTTTTCAAGGCAATCCGGCTTGGCGCCGCGCATGCCACCGAGTTGATCTACGTCTGGGGCAACCTGGTGTCCGGCTCCCGCGACGTCACCTTCAAACTCGGTGGGCTCAAGACCGGCGAAGCGTTGTCCGAACGCATGCGGGCCCGCTGGAGCGCGTTCGCGGCGACCGGTGACCCCAACGTGCCACTGGGCCAACCGCAGTGGGCGCCGTACCGCAGCGACGACCGCGCCACCCTGGTCATCGACCGGGACGACCGGGTAGTCGACGACCTGGATCGCCAGATCCGGAAGGCCTGGGGTGATGAGGTGCTCAGCTTCCGCTGATCCGGCCTCTTGACGCGGTGTCTAACCCACGACATGCGCGCGGCCACCCGCTGGCGTGATCGCCTCGGATGCATCTGCGGCCCGCCGGCTGGGCACCCACCGCCGCCGCGCCATCCACTACGGTTGCCACCATCTAGTCAGCATTGGTGCCGTCACCGAGGATGGAGCCCATGGAGGTCAAAGAAGTCCTGCTGCCCGGTGTCGGGCTGCGCTACGAGTTCGACAACGCCGACGGTAACCGCATCGGCGTGATCGCCCGTCGGAGCGGTGATTTCGAAGTCGTCCTCTACGGCGCCGCCGACCCCGATCAGGCCCGCCCGGTATTCCGGCTGACCGATGAGGAAGCTGACGCGCTGGCCCAGATCCTGGGCGCCCCGCGGCTAGTGGAACGTTTCGCCGACCTCACCAAGGAAGTGCCCGGCCTGGGTGCCGGCCAGGTGGAGATCGTGGCGACCTCGCCGTTTGTGAACCGCCCGCTGGGTGATACCAAGGCTCGCACCCGGACCGGCGCGTCGATTGTGGCGATCGTGCGCGACGAGGAGGTGCTGGCCTCGCCCGGACCCGCTGACGTGCTGCACGCCGACGACGTCCTCGTGGTGATCGGCACCGAATACGGCATCTCCGGCGTCCGGCGCATCGTCGACCAAGGCTGAGCTCGTGGCTGTGTCGGTGGCGCTTCTATTGGAGCTCGGCGTCATCCTCACGGTCCTGACCATCCTGGGCACCATCGCCCGTAAGTTCGCGCTCTCACCGATCCCGCTGTATCTGCTGGCCGGGCTGGCCCTGGGCACCGGCGGTATCGCGCCCGTTCCGGCGGCGGGACAATTCGTGTCCACCGGCGCCTCGATCGGCGTCGTGCTGCTGCTGCTCACCCTGGGCCTGGAATTCTCGATCGGCGAGTTTGCCTCGAGCATGCGACGCCATCTGCCGTCCGCCGCAGTCGACGTGGTGCTCAATGCCACCCCGGGTGCGATCGCCGGCTGGCTGCTCGGCCTGAACTTCGTCGGCATCATCGCGATGGCCGGTATCACCTTCATCTCCTCGTCCGGAGTGATCGCACGGGTGCTCAACGATCTACGCCGGCTGGGTAACCGGGAAACGCCGGCTGTGCTGTCGGTGCTGGTGCTCGAGGATTTCGCGATGGCGGCTTACCTGCCGATGCTGGCCGTGCTGGCCGCCGGTGGCACCTGGTGGGAGGCGCTGTTGTGGATGGCCGTCGCGGTCGTCGCGCTGGGCGCGGCGTTCGTGGCCTCCTACCGCTGGGGCCATCACGTCGGACGGCTGATCGCGCACCCGGACGACGAGCAGCTGCTGCTACGCATCCTGGGGCTGACGCTGATCGTGGCCGCGCTGGCCGAACATCTGCACGCCTCGGCGGCGGTGGGGGCGTTCCTGGTCGGGCTGACGCTGACGGGGGAGACCGCCGAACGGGCCCGCGCCGTGCTGACACCGCTGCGCGACCTGTTCGCCGCGGTGTTCTTTCTGGCGATCGGATTGTCGGTGGACCCCAAGGATCTGGTGCCGATGCTGCCGGCGGCGTGCCTGCTGGCCGCAGTCACCGCGGTCACCAAGGTGGCGACCGGCGTGTACGCCGCCCGTCGCGACGGCGTGGCCCGACCGGGCCAGCTGCGCGCCGGCACCGCGCTGATCGCCCGCGGCGAGTTCTCCCTGGTGATCATCGGACTGGCCGGCACATCGGTCGCCGCGATCGGATCCATCGCCACGCCGTACGTATTCGTGTTGGCCACCGTCGGGCCCATGCTGGCGAGATTCGCCAAGTAGCACGCCCGGCCATGGCACCATGCGAGGGTGCAGACCGTATTCGATCGCCGCGTCGACCCCGACCTGATCACCCGGGCCCTGCGGTCCGCGTCATTCGGATCGATGTGGCTGGATATGCCCCGGCCCGACTATCCGAAGCTGTCCGGCGGTCTGAGCTGCGACCTGCTGGTGGTCGGCGGCGGCTACGCCGGCCTGTGGAGCGCCCTGCACGCCATCGAACGCAACCCCGGCGCACGGGTCGTGCTGATCGAGGCCGAACGGGTCGGTTGGGCGGCGTCGGGACGCAACGGCGGTTTCGTCGAGGCCAGCATCACCCACGGTGCGGCGAACGGAAAATCCCGCTGGCCAACCGAATTCGACCGGCTGGAGAAGCTCGGGCGGGCCAACCTCGACGGGATGCAAGCCGATATCGCCAAGCACGCCATGGCCGTGGACTGGGAACGCTCCGGGATGCTGACCGTGGCGACCGAACCGCATCAGATCGAGTGGCTGCGCGAAGGCGCCGACGATGGCGACGGGCAGTTCCTTGACAAGGCGGCGGTGCGCGCCGAGGTCGACTCGCCGACCTATGAGGCCGGACTGTTCGCGGCCGACACCTGCGCGATCGTTCACCCGGCGCGGCTGGTCTTCGAGCTCGCGCGCGCCTGCGCGCACGCGGGCGTACAGATCTTCGAACACACCGCGGCGGTGGCGGTGGACCGGCAGCGCAACGGTGTCGCGGTGCACACCCGCACCGGGGTGATCGAGGCCGACCAGGTTGTGCTGGCCACCAACGTCTTTCCCAGCCTGCTCAAGCGCAACCGGCTGCACACCATTCCGGTGTACGACTACGTGCTGGCCACCGAACCGCTGACACAGGATCAGCTAGACCGCATCGGCTGGCGCTCGCGGCAGGGGATCGGCGACAGCGCCAATCAGTTCCACTACTACCGCCTCTCGGCGGACAACCGGATCGTCTGGGGCGGTTACGACGCCCTCTACCACTTCGGCCGTCGGGTCGACCCGACCTATGAGGACCGGCCGGAGACCTATCGCCGGCTGGCCGCGCACTTCTTCATAACATTCCCCCAACTCGAAGACGTCCGGTTCAGCCATCGGTGGGCCGGCGCGATCGACACCAACACCCGGTTCTGCGCGCACTGGGGAATGGCCGGGCGCGGCCGGATCGCCTATGTCAACGGATTCACCGGCTTGGGCGTCGGTGCGGCCCGGTTCGCCGCCGATGTCTGTCTCGATCTGCTGGATGGACATCCCACCGAGCGCACCGAGCTGGAAATGGTGAACCGCAAACCGCTGCCGTTCCCGCCCGAACCGGCGGCCAGCATCGGTATTCAGGCCACTCGCTGGTCGCTCAACCAGGCAGATCACCACGCGGGTAAACGCAATGTTTTCCTGCGCACCCTCGACCGGCTAGGCCTGGGGTTCGACTCCTAACTCCCCGCGACGGGATTACATCAACGACACGCCGGGTAGGTGTTCGTTCGTTGGTAACGATTTGAAATCGGCGCCGATACACAGTCGAGATACTTTTGCGGCGCGTCCTTGACGTTCCGCCGACCGATCGGGGTGTACGGTGTCGCGTTTTTCTCGGAGACCTGTCCTCGCCACCGCTGCGGCTGTTGCAGTGTCGGCGACCTTGGCGCCGCTGGCCCAGGCCACGCCCGGCGTGGTGGTCTCACCCGGCATGGAGATTCGCCAGGCCAGCAACGTCTGCACGCTCGGCTATGTCGACCCGGCGGCACGGATCGCGTACTCGGCCGGCCATTGCCGGGCCGACGGTCCCGTGACCGATCGCGACGGCCGTGTGATCGGTGTCGTGTCGACATCCCAGGACAACACCCCCGACGGCGCTATCGTCCGCACCGACCAGGTGATCTCCGATTACGAGACGATCGCCCTGGCTCCCGACGTCAACATCAACAACATTCTGCCCGGCGGCCGCCAGCTGGTAGCCGAGGCCGCCCCGGCCATGACGCAGGGCCAACCGGTCTGCCACTTCGGGGTTGTCACCGGCGAAAGCTGCGGCTCGATCGAGCGGGTCAACAACGGCTGGTTC
This window contains:
- a CDS encoding DMT family transporter; the protein is MRKWALLLCAICVEVTATLSLRASQDHRLWLVVVVIGYLASFYFLALVLRAGMPIGVAYGVWGALGTAATAVLAAVIFGDPFTMPIVIGIGLIIAGVLLVELGSRDQETSP
- a CDS encoding Rv1815 family serine proteinase, whose protein sequence is MSRFSRRPVLATAAAVAVSATLAPLAQATPGVVVSPGMEIRQASNVCTLGYVDPAARIAYSAGHCRADGPVTDRDGRVIGVVSTSQDNTPDGAIVRTDQVISDYETIALAPDVNINNILPGGRQLVAEAAPAMTQGQPVCHFGVVTGESCGSIERVNNGWFTMENGVVSQKGDSGGPVYMPVGNNKAVIIGLFNSTWGTFPAAVSWVATSQQASADSGVVNVAAAQEANGH
- a CDS encoding DMT family transporter — encoded protein: MWLTLAGAILVEVCATLSLRATDGFRKKIWIAPVAIGYLVSFTLLSVTLSLGMPVGVAYGVWSAAGVALIAVIARALLKEPLTWVMMAGIGLIIAGVLTIELTGSVG
- a CDS encoding carboxylesterase/lipase family protein, producing MTTEANIRQVADRPVVATGYGPVRGTDDGRVRTWKGIRYAAAPVGDLRWRAPVPPEPSTEVTEAMEFGPVSPQPRSPIPMGLGTRADEDCLFLNVWAPSDVQAGAPKPVMVWVHGGAYIFGSGSQPLYDGSVLAADSDVVVVTINYRLGALGFIELSSAGFDSNIALRDVLAALRWVQANIAGFGGDPDRVTLFGESAGAGIVTTLLAVPEAAGLFSRAIAQSSPATSIYDSSRAGAVAQMLLDRLGMTAAEAHRAPVQALIDASMDVFDHVPTATPGRLAFAPTVDGDLVPDYPVTLARAGKTHPVPLLIGTNKDEAALFRFMRSPLMPIAPKTIRTMFDEIANDQPGLQLPTAEQIGTAYPARLARTRSLGVASDMGFRMPSVWFAEGHGATAPVYLYRFDWATPVFKAIRLGAAHATELIYVWGNLVSGSRDVTFKLGGLKTGEALSERMRARWSAFAATGDPNVPLGQPQWAPYRSDDRATLVIDRDDRVVDDLDRQIRKAWGDEVLSFR
- a CDS encoding cation:proton antiporter — protein: MAVSVALLLELGVILTVLTILGTIARKFALSPIPLYLLAGLALGTGGIAPVPAAGQFVSTGASIGVVLLLLTLGLEFSIGEFASSMRRHLPSAAVDVVLNATPGAIAGWLLGLNFVGIIAMAGITFISSSGVIARVLNDLRRLGNRETPAVLSVLVLEDFAMAAYLPMLAVLAAGGTWWEALLWMAVAVVALGAAFVASYRWGHHVGRLIAHPDDEQLLLRILGLTLIVAALAEHLHASAAVGAFLVGLTLTGETAERARAVLTPLRDLFAAVFFLAIGLSVDPKDLVPMLPAACLLAAVTAVTKVATGVYAARRDGVARPGQLRAGTALIARGEFSLVIIGLAGTSVAAIGSIATPYVFVLATVGPMLARFAK
- a CDS encoding MFS transporter, coding for MGTPELDVCHRRARVATAALFLTNGALFANLLPRYPEIKAGLALSNTAFGLAVAAFSAGALLTGPTAAALIRRYRSSVVAVACSVLIALFALAAGLAPTGVTLAAALFCAGAADSVADVAQNVHGLRLQRAYGRSIINSLHAVWSSGAVLGGLIGAGAIYFGVPRSVQSGASGVLFSAVCLIAYRFLLPGADHHEPAHHESSAADRSGRGVYLPLAALVIVAIAGAAIEDGGSSWATLYLHDSLSAPAAIAAFGYVAVVGFQFIGRALGDRMVDRWGQAAVARAGGLTVALGMGIALAFPSVPGTIAGFAAAGFGSATLVPGAMHAADELPGLRPGAGLTVLTWLMRVGFLGSPILVGAIADAVSLRVGLLSVVVAGLVAVALARTLSPRNRSARS
- a CDS encoding cation:proton antiporter regulatory subunit; this encodes MEVKEVLLPGVGLRYEFDNADGNRIGVIARRSGDFEVVLYGAADPDQARPVFRLTDEEADALAQILGAPRLVERFADLTKEVPGLGAGQVEIVATSPFVNRPLGDTKARTRTGASIVAIVRDEEVLASPGPADVLHADDVLVVIGTEYGISGVRRIVDQG
- a CDS encoding NAD(P)/FAD-dependent oxidoreductase produces the protein MQTVFDRRVDPDLITRALRSASFGSMWLDMPRPDYPKLSGGLSCDLLVVGGGYAGLWSALHAIERNPGARVVLIEAERVGWAASGRNGGFVEASITHGAANGKSRWPTEFDRLEKLGRANLDGMQADIAKHAMAVDWERSGMLTVATEPHQIEWLREGADDGDGQFLDKAAVRAEVDSPTYEAGLFAADTCAIVHPARLVFELARACAHAGVQIFEHTAAVAVDRQRNGVAVHTRTGVIEADQVVLATNVFPSLLKRNRLHTIPVYDYVLATEPLTQDQLDRIGWRSRQGIGDSANQFHYYRLSADNRIVWGGYDALYHFGRRVDPTYEDRPETYRRLAAHFFITFPQLEDVRFSHRWAGAIDTNTRFCAHWGMAGRGRIAYVNGFTGLGVGAARFAADVCLDLLDGHPTERTELEMVNRKPLPFPPEPAASIGIQATRWSLNQADHHAGKRNVFLRTLDRLGLGFDS